The following DNA comes from Bacillota bacterium.
AAAATCATGTATATGTTTTACAGCTCCTATTAGGCAAGGGAGTGAGATTAATATAAATAAAAGAATTTAATAAAATTGATAGCAAATATGCCGGACAGGTTTCGTCTGGGTGTACCAGCCTGGAAAACTCCTTGACATTAGTCTTTATACCTTGTGGGTAAATCACTCTGTGGAATTTTGTTTCTTGCAATTCAAAACTACCACAGTTGGTCTGCTAATGCTTTTCTTTTACCATTTAATTGCCAATGTACATTCTGATAGTATTATCAATACAATTTGTTACATTTTATTGCACAACACTAGTAAAAATATATTTTATTAAATTACCTTTTTGTGTTAAACTATTAGTATAAAAACTTATTGATGGAGGTGTAATGTGAAAAAAGGTAGATGCTATATTTGTAATGATTTTTATTCGGAGAATGGAATGGCAAGGCATATAAAAACGTGTCTGGAGAAAACAAAAGGGGCAAAAATAAATAGAAATAACATTAATGATAGCACTTACTTAATAAAAGTAGAAGCAAAATACAATATAGGTTACTATTTGTATTTAATGGTAGATGGGTGTGTATTATTAAGGGAGATGGATCAATACTTAAAGGATATATGGGTCGAATGTTGCGGACATTTGAGCAAATTTGTTATTAACGGCATTAAATATGAACGCTACCCGGACGATGAATGGGGAAATTCTGAGGATATGGATATCGAAATAGATGAAGTTTTGGATGTAGGAATGTCCTTTACCTATATTTATGATTATGGTTCGACTACAGAACTTGAGTTAAAGGTAATGGAAAAGTATGAACCTTTATTTCCCGATAGAGGTATACGTCTTATTGGTAGAAATTTACCTGTAGAATATAAATGCTTTTATTGTAATAATTTGGCAAAGTTGCATTTTTACGATGTTTATTCAGGCAAGCAAGGCTTTGTATGTGAGTTCTGCATGAAAAAGATGCAAACCGAGAATAAGGAAGTGTATTTTACCGATATAATTAATTCTCCGCGTGTAGGAGTATGCGGATATAACGGCCCGACAGACGATATTATGTTTATGGAACATAGAGAGGTTAAAAACCGGAAAAAAAGAAAAGAGAAAAAAGTGGCAAGTGTACCGGATGACAAGCTTACATTTATTGAGAAATTGTTAAATGGGAAACTATCCGAGGAAGATATGGAAGAACAACAATTAGACCTTGATGATTTGCTTTACAGGATTGCAAACCTTACAAGTTATAGACCACGCTCTATGCCACCTTTTATGATTGAACGCTGCAAGCTTGATGGTCACATGTTGAAAGATTATTTGAGCTTATTGCGTAAAAACGAACTTGATGTAATAAGAAAAAAACTTAATATTGAAAAAGCTTCAGAATTAAAAAAAGATGAGCTTATTGAACTTATTAATCAATTTTTACTGGATAACATTGAAAATATACTGGCTTTTTTACCACAACCTTCATACATTGCCATATCGGAAATTCACAAGACCGGAGAAGCTTTCTGGGAAGAAAGCGAAGGTGTTCCGAAGATATTGGCGGATTTACGCAATAAAGGGCTTTTGTTTACTGTATGTGGTGAAGATGAAGAAAAGTATGAATGGGTTATTCCTGATGATATAAAAATGGTTTTAGAGAAACTGAAAGCAAATACGGACTTCCAAAAAAGACGAATGTTTACAGATAAGATTAGTAAAATCATTATATCAATTTTCTACTATTGGGGTATTGTACAAAAATATGATTTAATGAAAGAAACTGCCCGATTATTGGACCTAAGTATAGATGACGAGTTTACAACTGCTTTTGAAAACATATTCAAAAATATGGAAAAAAGCTATACCGAAAGTGAGAGAATAGGGACAAAAGTGTATTATAATATGTTTGCAGAAAACGTAAGCAAAAAAATACTGAGCTCTGAATGGCAAAAGGCAGAGTACCCTTTAATCTCAAAAGAAATGATACCGGAAGGGAATGAAGGGTGGTTAAGCCTCGTTTTGCACAGCCCTTATTTCAAATGGGTTTACGAAGTAATGGGACAAGTGGGACAAGCCGGGGATAAAGAAATTGACAATGATGAAGAGGCATGTGAATTGGTTTCAGATGTTGCACGGATTTCTTTAAATATAAAGCCTGGAACAGATATAAGGCAACTGGCAAAAGAGTTGGAAATGCAGGATGAAGTTTTAACAGTTCCCTTTATTAGAGAACTATTGAATAATATATTATTGTATACACCAAACTATTGGATAAAAGGCAATTCTATTTCAGGCGAAATTCATGTATGTAATGAACAATACAAGGAGTGGAATCCTAAAAGCTTACCTCCGAAAAACCTGGTTAAGGGCCGGGGAAAGAACTCTGCCGAGACTGCTGCGTCAAGATGGAAAGTGGGCAGAAATGATCCTTGTCCATGCGGGAGTGGAAAGAAGTTTAAGCACTGTTGTGGGAAATAAAAAATGGATGATATTATGAGTATACAGAGGGTATTATTGCATTGACGGTTCTTGGAATGATAAAGTAATGGTGTACTTTACGTTTGAAAGTACAAAG
Coding sequences within:
- a CDS encoding SEC-C domain-containing protein; protein product: MKKGRCYICNDFYSENGMARHIKTCLEKTKGAKINRNNINDSTYLIKVEAKYNIGYYLYLMVDGCVLLREMDQYLKDIWVECCGHLSKFVINGIKYERYPDDEWGNSEDMDIEIDEVLDVGMSFTYIYDYGSTTELELKVMEKYEPLFPDRGIRLIGRNLPVEYKCFYCNNLAKLHFYDVYSGKQGFVCEFCMKKMQTENKEVYFTDIINSPRVGVCGYNGPTDDIMFMEHREVKNRKKRKEKKVASVPDDKLTFIEKLLNGKLSEEDMEEQQLDLDDLLYRIANLTSYRPRSMPPFMIERCKLDGHMLKDYLSLLRKNELDVIRKKLNIEKASELKKDELIELINQFLLDNIENILAFLPQPSYIAISEIHKTGEAFWEESEGVPKILADLRNKGLLFTVCGEDEEKYEWVIPDDIKMVLEKLKANTDFQKRRMFTDKISKIIISIFYYWGIVQKYDLMKETARLLDLSIDDEFTTAFENIFKNMEKSYTESERIGTKVYYNMFAENVSKKILSSEWQKAEYPLISKEMIPEGNEGWLSLVLHSPYFKWVYEVMGQVGQAGDKEIDNDEEACELVSDVARISLNIKPGTDIRQLAKELEMQDEVLTVPFIRELLNNILLYTPNYWIKGNSISGEIHVCNEQYKEWNPKSLPPKNLVKGRGKNSAETAASRWKVGRNDPCPCGSGKKFKHCCGK